ACGGTGCGTCAGCTTATTTTTCAAATTTACCAGTTAAAGCAATGACAAAAAGTATTATTGATCAAGGACTTCCAGGAGCACTTTCAAATAGTGCAGGTACGTATGTATGTAATCATGTGCTTTATCACTTAGGATATTTACAGGATAAGCACTATCCTCACCTTCGCTTTGGATTTATCCATGTGCCATACATACCAGAGCAGATTGGTGGTAAACCTGATACACCATCAATGACATTAGAAAACATTGTTACAGGGCTGACTGTAGCTATTGAAGCTATTTCTGATAACGATGATTTACTTATAGCTCTAGGCACAACAGAATAGTTATAAGTACACCAATAAAAGCACCCTAATTTGTTAGTTTAAGTCTAACTTTAGGGTGCTTTTGGATGATTGGTATACAGTTTTACTATAATGATGTATTTTAGCTAAACGACATTGTTTAGTCTTCTTTTTTTAACTTCCTATAATTTACAAATGTATAAATAATAAATGCTATATTTAGAATGATGAGTATACTTACTGAAACTAAATTAAAAGTGTCTGGTTCTTTGCTAAAGATAGATGCTATTCTTGCTATCAAACTTGGCAATGAAATTACCAACACGATGAGCGCATAAATTTTCTGTTTTATTAAAATACAAGTTACAATGAGTGCAATTAAAAGTACTAATCCAACGATGAAACTCTGTTTGTCACTTAACTCAAAGAAACTATAGATAGGATATTTTTTAATAATCAAGCCACTTAAAATCATCCATAAAAATACGATAATTCCATAAGTCACATTTATAACATATGTTATTTTTTGGTCACCAAATCGGACTAATGTATTGCGTAGAATCAGCATACCAATGACAACGCCTAAAATAAAGATACTAGCTATATAAAGTAAAAATGCAATTGTCACATCGAATGTACCCAAATTTAAAAATCTAGGAATTATAATGACTGCTAAAATAAAAGCGAAGTACAACGTAATATATTTATATAAACCGTTAGTAAGACTTATCTCAGGTGATAACTGATCAGCCATTGACTTAATCGGTGTATTAATAATTGAACTTGTATCTTCGTTATTTTTTTCAGCCATAGTTAAATGATCTTCGAGCTCTTCCAATAGCTCTTCTACTTCTGCTTCAGTCTTACCTCTAAATAACAATTCAACACGTAATTTTTCCAAAAAATCTTGAGACTGTTTACTTAACATCGTTTTCCCCTCCAAACAAGTTAATCATTCCTTTATTCAAAGCTTGCCATTTTGATTTAAATACTTTTAGTTCCTTTAAACCTGACTCGGTAATCGTATAGTACTTTCGCCTTGGGCCACCATTACTAGATTTTTTTATAGTCGTATCAACGTATCCTTTTTTGTTTAAACGCATTAATACTGGATAAATACTACCTTCACTTATCTCTGGAAACTCTTGATTCTTAAGTTTCGTCATAATTTCATATCCATATGTTTCTCCTTGGGCAATGAGACCTAATATTGCCCCATCTAAGAGACCTTTCATGATCTGATTTGACACTGACATTTTCATCACCTACTATCTTACATTATAAGATAGTATATTAAGAGTTTCTCGTCAACTATCTTGCATTATAAGTTAGTTGTAATTATTTCCCTTCTATGACTAACAACTGTGTTAATTGGGTAATACTTACGGAAGTATGTTTTATTTATGGGGGAGGAATTAAAAATGACTACAAAAACTGTGTTTGATGTCATTGATACGGGTTTAGGATATTTAGTAAATGTGTATGATACTTGGAAAGTTGAAAAGGTACTTGATGATTATCATCAGCCTTTTTCGAATACCATTCATTGGCAATTTGGACATGTATTAACAATTTTCGAATCGGCCCTAGCTGTTGCTGGTAAAGAGCATATTGATTTAAATACTTATAGACCTTTATTTGGAAATGGTTCGTCTCCAGATGAATGGAAAGATTACGTGCCTAGTATCGAAGTGATTTTAGAAGAGCTTCAAACATTGCCTGAGCGTGCACGAAAATTAACTGAAAATGATTTAGCAATTGAATTGCAACAGCCTATTGCCGGTTGTAATACTTTAGGAGAGTTATTAGTATTAAACGCTATTCACATTCCACTTCATGCCGGTAAAATTGAGGAGATGTCTCGTGTATTAAAAAGTTTAAAATAAATATGAGCTAATTAACCGTTAACATGTCGTTAACGGATTTTTTATATGACTAAAAAGGCCACTCTTTAAAAAAATTCAAAACAAAAAGCATCAATTATACTTCTTCTTCACCGCTTCACATTTAACCATTTATATTTATACTTTCATTAATTTAAATTGATATTTAATTATTACTGTACATCTTTTGAAGTTAGCATTATTCTTAAAGTGAAATATGTATAAAACATAGAAAGAAGGACGTTTTAACATGGAAAACTCGGTTAAATATCGTAAGTTTATACTCCCTATTATTGTAGGTCTCCTTATTTGGGCACTTACACCTTTTAAACCGGAAGCTGTGGATCCAACAGCATGGTATATGTTCGCAATATTCGTCGCTACAATCATCGCTTGTATTACACAACCGATGTCAATTGGTGCCGTATCTATAATTGGTTTTACAGTCATGGTACTTGTCGGAATTATTGACATGAAAACGGCTGTCGCTGGTTTTGGTAATAATAGCATTTGGTTAATTGCTATGGCATTTTTCATTTCTAGAGGATTTGTGAAAACAGGTCTTGGTAGACGTATCGCATTACATTTCGTCAAATTATTTGGTAAAAAAACATTAGGTTTAGCCTATTCTATTGTCGGGGTGGACTTAATTTTAGCACCTGCTACACCTAGTAACACAGCACGTGCTGGAGGCATCATGTTTCCGATTATCAAATCTCTTTCTGAATCATTTGGTTCTAAGCCAAAAGACGATTCAGCACGAAAAATGGGCGCATTTTTAATTTTTACAGAATTCCAAGGTAATTTAATTACTGCGGCTATGTTTTTAACTGCAATGGCAGGTAACCCACTTGCACAAAACTTAGCATCTAGCACATCTAATGTTCATATTACATGGATGAATTGGTTCTTAGCTGCTTTAGTTCCTGGACTTGTTTCCTTAATCGTTGTACCTTTTATCATTTATAAAATTTATCCACCAACTGTTAAAGAAACACCTAACGCTAAAAGTTGGGCTGAAAATGAATTGTCGGCTATGGGTAAAATCTCTTTAGCTGAAAAATTTATGATTGGTATTTTCATCGTTGCCTTAACTTTATGGATTATCGGAAGTTTCATCCATGTTGATGCAACTTTAACAGCATTCATTGCACTAGCATTGTTATTATTAACAGGTGTGTTAACTTGGCAAGATATTTTAAATGAAACCGGTGCTTGGAACACATTAGTTTGGTTCTCAGTATTAGTATTAATGGCTGACCAATTAAATAAGCTTGGATTTATCCCTTGGTTAAGTAAATCTATTGCTACAAGTCTTGGTGGCTTGAGCTGGCCTATCGTACTGGTTATTTTAATATTGTTCTACTTCTATTCACATTATTTATTTGCAAGTGCTACAGCACATATCAGTGCAATGTATGCAGCATTACTAGGCGTTGCCATCGCAGCCGGTGCACCACCATTATTCAGTGCATTAAT
This is a stretch of genomic DNA from Staphylococcus roterodami. It encodes these proteins:
- a CDS encoding anion permease, with protein sequence MENSVKYRKFILPIIVGLLIWALTPFKPEAVDPTAWYMFAIFVATIIACITQPMSIGAVSIIGFTVMVLVGIIDMKTAVAGFGNNSIWLIAMAFFISRGFVKTGLGRRIALHFVKLFGKKTLGLAYSIVGVDLILAPATPSNTARAGGIMFPIIKSLSESFGSKPKDDSARKMGAFLIFTEFQGNLITAAMFLTAMAGNPLAQNLASSTSNVHITWMNWFLAALVPGLVSLIVVPFIIYKIYPPTVKETPNAKSWAENELSAMGKISLAEKFMIGIFIVALTLWIIGSFIHVDATLTAFIALALLLLTGVLTWQDILNETGAWNTLVWFSVLVLMADQLNKLGFIPWLSKSIATSLGGLSWPIVLVILILFYFYSHYLFASATAHISAMYAALLGVAIAAGAPPLFSALMLGFFGNLLASTTHYSSGPAPILFSSGYVTQKRWWTMNLMLGFVYFIIWIGLGSLWMKVIGIF
- a CDS encoding PadR family transcriptional regulator, whose amino-acid sequence is MSVSNQIMKGLLDGAILGLIAQGETYGYEIMTKLKNQEFPEISEGSIYPVLMRLNKKGYVDTTIKKSSNGGPRRKYYTITESGLKELKVFKSKWQALNKGMINLFGGENDVK
- the bstA gene encoding bacillithiol transferase BstA, which gives rise to MTTKTVFDVIDTGLGYLVNVYDTWKVEKVLDDYHQPFSNTIHWQFGHVLTIFESALAVAGKEHIDLNTYRPLFGNGSSPDEWKDYVPSIEVILEELQTLPERARKLTENDLAIELQQPIAGCNTLGELLVLNAIHIPLHAGKIEEMSRVLKSLK